The following are from one region of the Oscillatoria salina IIICB1 genome:
- a CDS encoding thioesterase II family protein: protein MNTTSTFNNWVTCPKPNPQAKLRLFCFHYAGGSALSFRTWADRLPNYIEVCPVELPGRGIRLMEPPFTRLQPLLQALEKAILPSLNKPFAFFGHSMGAVLSFELAQLLAKNHHLSPVQLFVSGRRPPQIPDPDPPLHNLPEATFLKELRRYNGTPEEVLNNAELMELFLPTLRADFAVLETYVYTPKPRLNCPISAFGGWDDWKASASDLQAWEELTNADFSLEMFPGDHFFIYFSESSLLQSLVQKAIGD, encoded by the coding sequence ATGAACACAACCTCAACTTTTAACAACTGGGTTACTTGTCCCAAACCTAATCCCCAAGCCAAACTAAGACTTTTCTGTTTTCATTATGCTGGCGGTAGCGCTTTGAGTTTTCGCACCTGGGCAGATCGTCTACCAAATTATATCGAAGTTTGTCCGGTGGAACTTCCCGGACGAGGAATTCGCTTAATGGAACCTCCCTTTACTCGGCTGCAACCTCTACTTCAAGCACTAGAAAAAGCTATCCTTCCCAGTCTCAATAAACCCTTTGCTTTTTTTGGTCACAGTATGGGTGCAGTGCTTAGTTTTGAACTAGCCCAACTACTCGCCAAAAATCATCATTTGAGTCCAGTACAATTGTTTGTTTCTGGTCGCCGTCCGCCGCAAATTCCCGACCCAGACCCACCACTTCATAATTTACCAGAAGCAACGTTCCTCAAAGAACTACGCCGTTATAACGGGACACCGGAAGAGGTGTTAAATAATGCAGAATTGATGGAATTGTTTCTTCCGACACTGCGAGCAGATTTTGCGGTTCTGGAAACTTATGTCTACACTCCCAAACCACGGTTAAATTGTCCAATTAGCGCTTTTGGTGGCTGGGATGATTGGAAAGCTAGTGCGTCAGATTTGCAAGCATGGGAAGAACTAACTAATGCTGATTTTTCCTTAGAAATGTTCCCCGGAGATCATTTCTTTATCTATTTTTCTGAGTCCAGCCTACTACAGTCTCTCGTGCAAAAGGCGATCGGGGATTAG